In the Zingiber officinale cultivar Zhangliang chromosome 5A, Zo_v1.1, whole genome shotgun sequence genome, GTTGCGATCACCGGATGTGGCTTCTACCAAACGATCTTGCTCCAATATCACTGCCGGTGTTctaccaaaagaaaaacaaaaaagttAGCACAGAGTGACAAAATGTGACAAAGGAAGAGGAAACACCACAATTAATAGCACAATGAGGTAACGGCCAAAATTTcttttgttgaaaacaaaattaCCTGAGATTTAGGAGATGGAAATACATTCCAGAATCGTAGTGTTTCGTCACCAGCACCAGTGACAATAGTCTACATGATATACGAAAGGGTTAGATGTTGAGCTGCATCATGCTGCAAAGTAGAAAGATCTAACTAACAAAACCAACAATTACTTGTCCATCGGGGGAGATAGCAAGGTACAAAACCCTATAGGTATGGCCTATGAGTGTTGCAAGCTGCAAAACAGAATGAGTTATTTCAATAGGCCGAAAAACAAAATTACCGTGGGGGCTCAAATGGAAGAAAACCAAGTCAAAATAAAACCTTAGACATGGTTGGGTATCTCCAAACAATTATTTGGTTTTGGGAATAACCATGTGTGCTGACAAGTTCATTAACATTCTTCGACCACACAAGGTTGCAAACCTGTGTAATGGAGTGATATCATTGTCCAGGAATGCAAATACTTCAAACATAgaaaacataaatataataaaacaacttcaggtgtgtgtgtgtgtgcaggtCTAGTAAATTTAAATGACAGTAAACTACAACCACTGCCCACATTTTTTCTGAAGAGAAATTTAACACAACTACCCTTGCATTGTTCCTAGAATCTGGGGGAGCACGAATTGCCACGCACTCAAAGAAACCTGTCCTCTCAGCCGCTCATATTTCCTCCATCATCCACTGAAGGAGTGTTCCGAATCCAGTTATAAGTGGCAAATTGCTGCTGATGGCCTAGGATGCAGCATTGGTGATGGACAGGAGGCAATGGCGTTTCAAGAGAGTTATGGATCCAAGTTTATTCTTTGTCTAGTATAGATAGTGTTTCATAAAGGGGTCATCTTACATCTGAATCAGTATAGCTAAcctaaaagtttcaaacataaATTAAGGTAGCGACTATTAGATACAAGATAAACTAAAGCACCAACTATGTTGATGGAGCCGCATGTCCTAACATTCTTCTGAAATTTTTGATGGAAATGAGATATGATAGTAGATAATTTTATGACAGAAGGATCACTGCTCAAACTAGAAGTGGAATGCCTTTTCCAAGCACTTAACTGCAGGTAGGGTATACTTGATTATACATTAGCCTATCCATTTCTAACTATTTTTAATCACGTGCCAATtccttcttgactctttcctatGTGGGTCTTTCTTTCAAGGGTAAATTTTCACACGTTCCCACAGATATTCCTGAAAAATGAACATATTTTCTCAGCTTACCAAGGATGTCAGCATTGAGATCCTACGTAATAACAATCAAAGTTCATCAAATTGGATCATATTAACAGAGCATGGGATCTAATAATTTAACAAATGTATTGAAATTTATATTTGGAATCTCAAATTTATTGTAGATATTAATTCTCGAGATCTATTATTATTATGAATATATTAGAATTTACATCGTTTTATATCATAAAGCATATTATTAGTGTAGAAATATATGAATGCTGTAATATGAACATAAAGGTTTGAAGGTTAACTAAGTTTTACACTAGTTTCTAAATTTAACCATATTTTTGTCACGGTATCATagaacatttttatttagctaccttTTATAAAATAAATGATAATTGAAAGgattaaatggaaaaaaaaactatttggAAGATGAACAGGCTTTTGGATGATATGGTAGGAAAGAGATGTCTACTATTTATTGAATGTCAGTTTTTAAAATGTCTATGTGAATGCAAATTTATTCTATTAACCAATAATTGAATTGTCAAAGAATCTATCTAGAAATAGCCAGGGAACATAAAATCATTTGTTGAGTTCATGAAATCCTAACCCAATTAAAATCCTTCTGATCCTACTTAAGATTTAGATCATTTAGGCCAATTTGGATCTTAGGATTATAAGATTTTGAGATCTAAATCACAAACTTGACAATGCAGCTTACTCTCCACAGGTTTTACTACCTCTGCATTACATGCTATCTTCACTGAGCCAAAAGACATAGGTCTTTCACATTTTTGACTTGTAACTAAGTTTAACATTTTATTTGCTTGCAGGCCTAAAAAAAAGTTCATAATTCATAAGGTCAACATTTACACAACACAAAACACACTAAAATCATGATTACAGATGTTATAACAAACTAAGGAACACACCTGAAGCTACTAAAACATGTAAAACTATGAAATGATGgctgaaaagaaagaaaattgatTTCACCACTATCACAAATTTAAGtatgaagaaaaattagataatGATATAAATTGCAAGATGAACATTGCAAAAGAAAGTATGAATCAGGATTAAATGGTAGATACAATGGGAAAATGTTGATTAGGCAGGCCAAAAGATGGGAAAACATTACTTATTTCTATTCTTATTGTAGTTATTCTTGTGTGCTGGTTTCCAAATAATCACAATGAACTTGCAAGTTTAGCATCAAAAGAATAAACTCGATAAGACCACAAGAATACAGGTGAATTTTTTAGTTGCCTTGGAGAAACAACAATATAAATAAATAGTCACTGGTGGGTAATTTGCAAGAACCTACCTGACTCCCAGTGTCAATGCAGTTCAAGTGAGAGTTTGTGGTAGTGTTCCAGAAACGAATACATCGATCTGCAGTTCCTCCACCAGATGCTAGTAGTCCATGCACATGAGGTGACCAAGCAATTGCTTTTACTGCTGCTGTATGCTCACAGTACTTTAATACTGGCTGTGATGAATGTTGATTCCATACAAAAAGCTGCCAGAAGAAAAATGGGAAAAAATTGCATTTGGAATGCATCGGAAGCAATATTCACAAATAAAAAATGTACTAAAATATAACTTACTCGGTTATCATTTCCACCAGAAGCAAGTTCTCTATTATCATGAGACCACTTCAAGCCACAAACCTGAGTAGATAAAAATCATCATAAGACAGTAAAGGAAAGATACAGACATGTTCTGCAAAGCTGATTAATAAGTACTAAAATAAGTCAGATATAGTCTGAAAAAAAACTAGAAGTTGTATCAAAATGTCACCTCAGATTTGTGCCCCGACAACTTGCTCACAAAATCTTCTTGAACACGAATATCTCGTTGAAGAATTATCTTGTCTCTGCTACCTGAGGATAGTAGAGACGAGCTCCATGCAAGAGCTCCAACTCGCAAACGATGGCTCTCCATTGTCCTTATCCTCCGACAACGAGATGCATCCCATATCTGTATAGCAGTTTCAAGCATTGATTAAACAATTGGGCcgggagaaataaaagaaaaaaattgtttaaatatcTTAATATATGAACAATGTAAGTAAAATGTAAGATAAGCATCAAATGGAATATTTTGCTTGAGCAAATGATGTCAAGGATCTCTTTGGAATTCATTTGGTGTATGTAGATTAACATCATGTTAAAGagtaaactataagcaaaatggaGAAAATAGAAATCAAGCAAATATGAGGAATAAATAAGAATAATTAACATCGTGGTTACCTATTCTTATTTAATATAACTTTTACTTCATCAACTGTAGATCATCAGATAGTGTCACACAATTGTTCTCAAGTTTTGCAATCTcagaaaaatcatatttttattaACAAATTCATAAAGAAGATGGCCATAGTCAGTGACCAAGCTGATTTTCTATTATGCACTATTATAAGCTAAACACAAGGAACAAAGCAGAACCATGTTAAGCACCAAAAAATCAAGATTCAGGCAGATTTTTAATGGAAATAAAAAAAACTGTTTTGATAATAGATAGATATATAGATATAGAATTAAGATCTTATGCACAAGTGGTAAACTAAGAATCCTCAAGGAATGTAAGAATGTCCAGATGATTATCATCCACTTGAAGGACAAACTATCACTTTAAACAACCTGATTTGCGATGATAAAATAGCAAACTTCCTAAAAATAGGCATAACAAACATATGAATACCTTCTTTCCCTGGAAAAAGCAATTGCTACTTGCTAGTATATTGGAGAATAAATTGGAGACAATACCTGAACTTTCCCCATGTTAGTGCCAACAGCCAAGTGATTTCCCCTCTGTGCCCATCCAACAGAACACACACTGTCATCGACGCCCAAATCACAAAGCTTGGTAACCTAACATGACAGGCAATCGTGCAAAGATTGATGAATCACTCTGCTCCTTCAGGAATACCAAAAAgataggaaaataaaataaaattgtacCTTACTGCTGCAGGCATTCCACAGGTACACGCAATTACCCAAACCAACAGCCAACACATTGTGCGAAGACCAATCAACAAGGTTTAGGTAGAAATCATCTTGCAACGCCGGTGCATCTAGCACCTAAAAGATGAAAGCAATCTAATTTGAGAACCAGAACGAGAAAAAGATTCTAATTTTCTCGCCTATCAAATTCATCAAGTCCAATGTCTCTCCCGTAAACCCTGTAAAATTAAGCGCAAAGACAAATCTAAGCAAAAGTACTCACCTTGTAAGGCGATTTTGGCACCTTCCTCGGCGCCCTCGGGTGGAAATGCGAGAACCCTGGAAGCCCATCCTCAAACTGCGCCGCAAGGGATCGCCGGGGCACGTCAACCTTATACCGAAACATATTGCCACTGGGAGTCGAAAACGCCGACGAAGACGAAGAGGACGTCGAGGTAGACGAGGAAACCCTCCCAGCCACCCCCGGCGAGAGGTCGGGCGTGGCGGGCTGATCTGCTCCAAAGAGGACAGCCCTCAGGAGAGAAGCGTAGGCTCCAGATCCGTCCTCCCTTCCGGCGTCAGACGAGGCGGCGGAAGGCGGGGACGAGACGCCGAAGAGGGCGAAGTTGGATCCGGCGCGGCTGGGGATGAATCGATCGCTGTAGACGGTGCGGGGGGAGGCGCGCGGAGGCATATCGAAGAGGTAGTAAGGGATCGAGGAAGAAATGCGGGGCTTGGGAGCGGGAGAGCGAGGGTTCTCCATGGCAGAAAGCAGCAGAAGCGGAGGAGAAAGAGGACGAAGCGACGACCGTGAAATCGCACGGTTTCTTGTTACCCGCCCCCGCGTCGACGAAGGCCCCTGTTCGCTCACTCACTGCTTGATCCAATCCGATCGTTTGTGGGATTGGGCCCAATATATATATCAATTACGATCTCCCCACTGTTTGGTGGGGCCATCGATTAATTTCCAATTcagttcaaattcaaaatttatcttCAAACAAATTAATTACCATCTTTAGATTTGATCGACAAGTGATCGAACTGATTGACATCAAACTAAAAAATTACTataatttaataaaactttttttctaaaaataacacCTTCTTATTTCCTGtgttaattataataataaatgaataaaatttaaaaaggtCATCTTCTTTATTATCATTTTTGCTAAAATaacatctattttttaaaataataataataataaattaaaaaggaaaaaaaagcttTAGGGCACCAACGAATGCCCTAATTCTAATTTACTATATATAATACGCTTCCGCCCCGAAGCTGAGCGATTGCGCCGCGTGTCACCTCGAGTCGAAGTTCATCGGAGAAGGACTGCGACGCCGCCGTCCACGGCAGAGTGAAGGGGAGAGAACCGACGACGAGATGGGCCGCGTTCGGACGAAGACGGTGAAGAAGTCATCGCGCCAGGTAATCGAGCGGTACTACTCGCGGATGACCCTCGACTTCCACACCAACAAGAAGATCATGGAGGAGGTCGCCATTATCCCCTCGAAGCGTCTCCGCAACAAGATCGTTGGGTTCTCTACCCACCTCATGCGCCGGATCCAGCGGGGTCCTGTCCGCGGCATCTCCCTTAAGCTGCAGGAGGAGGAGCGCGAGCGCCGCATGGACTTCGTTCCCGACGAGTCCGCCATAAAGGTCGACCAAATCGTGGTCGACAAGGAGACAATTGATATGCTTGCTTCACTCGGCATGGCTGAACTCCCCGGAGTTGAGAAGCAGCCTGATGCGCCTGCCGCCCAGGCATACCCGACCCGCAGTGGATATGGAGGCCGTAGGAACTAGGATGGTAGCGTGTTTTATGTGTTGGATTAATTGCTGACCGAGGTGTTCGCTTCGATCAACATTGATATTCCACATTACTCCTTAACTATAGATTTTGTTCGAATGTCTGTGTATTTCCTTTTATATTCTGCAGTACTTCTTTTCTCTAGATTATATTCGACGGAATGATCTTGTCTATGGTATCTTTTGTTGGTTGTTTAATCGATATCAGATGTCAAATCACATTGTCTGTGTTGTGACTGTGATGCCATCGGACTGTTTCCCACATGTTGGtatctgattttttttaatagacaATTTTCCGTCTGAGAAGTCTATCTAGTTAGGGAAGAACTGCTTTAGATAGTTTCCTACTGTTCCATTTATTTTTTAGAATAACATATTGCATGCAGTGAGGAAGATTGTAGAGTTCTTTTATTCTTCACTGTTATCGGGACATGATGATTCCTACTGCAATGCTATTTTCAATCAAACATAATTCCTGTTGTGATACTATCTGACAATTGCATAATTCCACTTATATATTTGGTTTCGTTTTGCTGCTGCACTATTATGTTCAACACATTCTCTTAACGTTCATTCTTTTGACTGATTCCTTGTCTTGCGGTGACCCCTATCGCTATAGTTGTATTCATATGTTGCTACAGTGAATCATTGTATAACGCCATGATTGAAACTTGACAACTCTTATTTTCCCTCTTGTTTGTCTTTAATTCATTCACGCTCTTCCATTCATGATGGCTCAGAAAATGTAAAATTGTACTTGCGATCTCCTTGATCTAAGGCATTAGTGCTCATGCGGCATTATTCTTGTATAGTTGATATTATGCTTGTATAGATATGGTATCTCTTGTTGTTTTTTTCTACTCTGAATCTTCTTTCTGACTAAAACATGGTCAACCAAGAAATATTTTAATCAGTCCACTCTTACCTATTTGTTATTACTTGAGTGTATATCTGGCAGTGATTGACACATATGATTATGCAATTTTATATATGTAGGTATAGTATTTAGTTGCTTTTTGAATTACTGTAAGTTTCATCTATGTGCTGTTAGTTTTTCCTATATATAGTCCATTTATGAACATATTTCtagttctatttttattttctgtaTCTGTCTATTAATATGATTCATGACTACTATCTGTCAATTACCTTTGATAATTGGTACTCCACTTATTGGTTTGGGAAAATAAAACACTACCAATCTGTCTtttctgatcaccaactataaaaaCTTGTACTTTGATTggggtgtctattattgatttcaaaCTGAATTGGTTTCTGAAGAAAAAAATCCTTTTGGTTAGATACCCAGTTTCAAATAAATTTCTACCTGGGCGGTTCTACAAATGGCAACAAGAAGACCAAAattgtattatttttaatttttttttgttaagttaTATGATTTATTTTCATTCACAAACAATAAGCAAACTAATTAgaattatatatatgttgttcCACCCAAACTCAACCAAAACATAGTAAATTAAGATATTATTGCTCTCTTCAGTTCAGCTTCCATAAAACTTTGGTTCAGTTCCTAATGTTCCTACTAAAATATTTGAAGTTTCTTTGGTTAGATTTGGTTCCATTCAGATCAATTTGATAAAACACCTATATATTCATGATTTGGTTTATTCTGTCtgttattttattctattttggtGCTTTGATTTTCAATAATAAAATTTCAAACGATAAAGTTATGCTACAGCATGATTTACTTTTTGCTTTGCATGCTTGTTTTCTAGTTAACATTTAGTCAAATCTGTATCTGTATGTTTTGTTCAATGTTCTCCCCTCCTTTTAATAATCCTTCCATGGATGGACGAAAGGCAGATTGATGTTAGCTTATTGTTGGGAGCGTGTTCTTATTTCATCATCCTCACATTTCTAGCTTTAACTAGTAATATTCTTTGCTATTGTGCTACCAGATTTTACTATCAAATTTGTGCATACAATCTTTAGAACTCACTCAATTTTTACCAAATTGGTTGGTAAATGACTACACAAGGTATGTGCATTTGTTCAATCCTTCTGTTTGATGATTGAGTTGCTCCTCGTTTCCTTGGTTATCTATAAAAATGATTGCAGTAGATGTTTGATGCTGACCGGGCAGCTAATTGCTGAAAGTGATTTAAGAGCAGCATTCTGTTTGCTCATCTTAACTAAACAATTTATGACAAGGCTGGTCCTGATAATTGTAAATTGATAGATGAGAAGATGCTTCCTGTAAAAGTACATTAGGAAGCTTTCAGATGCTAGAACATAATAGTTTAATCTTCATTTTTTGTTTTGTTCTTTTCCTCTAGTCACAAGTTGCCTAACTCTTCTTGTTTACTGCTATTCCCATAAGCAGGGTACTGCTGCTGGAGGTTGATGGCCAAACTCTTGGAACATCACAATTTGGCACCAAGTTTGTGCGTATGGCTTCCACTTGTCTCCTATCTTTTTATAGTGGAAGCTGGTGCAATTCCACTGGACCTATGAAGAAGGTATTCCAATTCCCTTTTCTGCTACTGCTAAACTGGACTATTGCAGGTGAGTTGACTTTTAACTTTATAAAAATCTATTGCTGGCTCCACATAAAAGTCATGCCTGGTGGAGCAAAACCTGCTGCCTGATGCCTCACCTGCTTTTGTATTTTGCTCAAAGGTAGCTGCTAGGAGCTTGTGTAAAGAATTACACATTGGAATTGGTCTCATGTTGCTACCTCACCAAACCTGCAATTATGAAATTTTTATGGCTTCAGAACTAAGTCAAACAAGCTTCTGATCTGCCCTAACCCACCAACCTGAAAACAACTCTTGATCTCTCATATGTATGACTAATCTGCCACTCTAAGGATGCAGATGGAAGCTCCATCAAGTTTTGTAAGAGCTGAAGCTAAAGCTGCATCCCAACCAACATCAAGAGGTTCAAAGGAAGCTCCAAACTACTGCAAAAGCTTGATGGTGGAAGCCAGAAGCTAATAAAGCATCAGCAACAGAAGAATGAATTGGTGAACTGTTTCATCAAGCGGGAAGTATGAGGAAATTAGAGAAGTTGTTCTTCAAGTGCACAAGATGGCAGGTTGAAGAAACCACAGATCTCATCAACTGCCCTTATCATTATTTCTGCGACAGCACTTACCAGGAAGACTACCCTCCGGTCATCGACTTTCTTGTGGTCCTCTTTGTCCTCGCATCCTTTGTCTCTGCTACGGTCTTCACTCTTCTTGATTTCAGCAGAAGACCGCTCTCCTGTGCTGATCTCAGTATTGGGAGATTGAAGAGAAGATACCTGCTGCCTTCGGGTCCAATTGCGCTTCCTCTTGTTGTGCTGATCTTGGCAAATGGACAGAGGATAAACACCATGTTCTCCCTCTCACACATAGGCCCAGCTCTTCTCCAACTCGTCTACATTTCAGCTCTGGCTTTCAGAAACAGAGACGAGAGCGACATCAAG is a window encoding:
- the LOC121981779 gene encoding protein FIZZY-RELATED 2-like, with translation MENPRSPAPKPRISSSIPYYLFDMPPRASPRTVYSDRFIPSRAGSNFALFGVSSPPSAASSDAGREDGSGAYASLLRAVLFGADQPATPDLSPGVAGRVSSSTSTSSSSSSAFSTPSGNMFRYKVDVPRRSLAAQFEDGLPGFSHFHPRAPRKVPKSPYKVLDAPALQDDFYLNLVDWSSHNVLAVGLGNCVYLWNACSSKVTKLCDLGVDDSVCSVGWAQRGNHLAVGTNMGKVQIWDASRCRRIRTMESHRLRVGALAWSSSLLSSGSRDKIILQRDIRVQEDFVSKLSGHKSEVCGLKWSHDNRELASGGNDNRLFVWNQHSSQPVLKYCEHTAAVKAIAWSPHVHGLLASGGGTADRCIRFWNTTTNSHLNCIDTGSQVCNLVWSKNVNELVSTHGYSQNQIIVWRYPTMSKLATLIGHTYRVLYLAISPDGQTIVTGAGDETLRFWNVFPSPKSQNTGSDIGARSFGRSHIR
- the LOC121981781 gene encoding 40S ribosomal protein S17-like is translated as MGRVRTKTVKKSSRQVIERYYSRMTLDFHTNKKIMEEVAIIPSKRLRNKIVGFSTHLMRRIQRGPVRGISLKLQEEERERRMDFVPDESAIKVDQIVVDKETIDMLASLGMAELPGVEKQPDAPAAQAYPTRSGYGGRRN